The following proteins come from a genomic window of Alnus glutinosa chromosome 10, dhAlnGlut1.1, whole genome shotgun sequence:
- the LOC133880063 gene encoding pEARLI1-like lipid transfer protein 1, whose amino-acid sequence MGSKAITTIAFLVISLNLLFFTMVSSTHLPCGCPPSPPKTPKQPSVKPRSTLEGPNPAPACPKDALKLGVCASLLNDLLHLVVGALPKASCCSLIQGLADVEAAVCLCTAIKANVLGINLNVPISLSLLLNYCGKNLSTSFQCA is encoded by the coding sequence ATGGGTTCCAAGGCTATCACAACCATAGCTTTTCTAGTGATCTCTCTCAACCTTCTCTTCTTCACTATGGTCTCTTCAACTCATCTCCCTTGCGGATGCCCACCATCACCACCAAAAACTCCAAAACAGCCTTCGGTAAAGCCACGCTCGACCCTAGAGGGGCCTAACCCCGCCCCCGCTTGCCCCAAGGACGCCCTTAAGCTAGGAGTGTGTGCTAGCCTATTGAATGACTTGTTGCACCTTGTTGTTGGAGCCCTACCAAAGGCATCTTGCTGCAGCCTCATCCAGGGGCTTGCTGATGTAGAAGCTGCTGTTTGCCTTTGCACTGCCATCAAGGCCAATGTTTTGGGCATCAATCTTAATGTCCCCATCTCATTGAGCTTGCTCCTCAATTATTGTGGAAAGAATCTTTCTACCAGCTTCCAATGCGCCTAG
- the LOC133879105 gene encoding putative disease resistance RPP13-like protein 1, with protein MAQGFVKSCDDQNRCLEEVGNEYFKDLLWRSFFQEAVTDSFGDVIRRKMHDLMHDLAISVAGSLITTLNDKKRNIHEKTRHVSVVDDCEAIFASSKCLRVLDLHRRNLELLPSSIGKLKHLRYLDLSSNRNLKKLPNSITRLQNLQTLNLSSCYRLEKLPNSIVELKHLRYLDLSWSTNLKKLPNFMSKLQNLQILNLSNCFSLVELPRDMKELVNLRHLKIDGCNRLTYMPRGLGLLTNLQTLSKFVVHKDPFSPHSSGLKELKGLHNLRGNLAIQNLRHKKDGA; from the exons ATGGCACAAGGGTTTGTCAAGTCATGTGATGATCAAAACCGATGCTTGGAAGAGGTTGGTAATGAGTATTTTAAGGATTTACTATGGAGATCATTCTTTCAAGAAGCTGTAACGGATTCGTTTGGTGACGTAATTAGACGCAAAATGCATGACCTCATGCATGATCTTGCCATATCAGTGGCAGGATCATTGATCACAACATTAAATGATAAGAAGAGAAACATTCATGAGAAAACTCGTCATGTCTCAGTTGTCGATG ATTGTGAAGCAATTTTTGCAAGTTCCAAGTGCTTGCGCGTGTTGGACCTGCACAGGAGAAATCTTGAACTTCTGCCAAGCTCTATTGGAAAGTTGAAGCATTTAAGATATCTTGATCTTTCTTCAAACCGCAATCTCAAGAAGCTACCTAATTCTATAACCAGGTTGCAGAATTTGCAGACACTAAATCTCTCAAGTTGTTATCGTCTTGAAAAATTGCCAAACTCTATTGTTGAGTTGAAGCATTTAAGATATCTTGATCTATCTTGGAGCACGAATCTCAAGAAGCTACCCAATTTTATGTCCAAGTTGCAGAATTTGCAGATACTAAATCTCTCAAATTGTTTTAGTCTTGTAGAATTGCCGAGAGACATGAAAGAATTAGTCAATCTCAGGCATCTTAAGATAGATGGATGTAATCGGTTGACTTATATGCCACGTGGATTGGGGCTGCTCACTAATCTCCAGACATTATCAAAGTTTGTGGTCCACAAGGATCCTTTCTCTCCGCATAGTAGTGGGTTAAAAGAACTAAAGGGACTACATAACCTAAGAGGAAACTTAGCTATTCAAAATCTGAGACATAAGAAAGATGGTGCGTAA